From one Thalassobaculum sp. OXR-137 genomic stretch:
- a CDS encoding dimethylarginine dimethylaminohydrolase family protein, protein MGAVSEFEYRYNMTIKTFPSHEEPGFESAEQQETVWGRKWGCDNDVGRLRMVLMHRPGEEMKILDPSKRLEHLGSYGDAEGQTWYWRGDKIHTMEEQQEQHDGLADALRAEGVEVVYLKRCAPGKHKSIYTRDSCIGVKGGAIVTRLGPIVRRGEEAPVTETLGALGMPILRTVHGTGLMEGGSFVWLNSKTAVIGRSSRVNEEGTRQVEEVLNAQGVELLRVDLTGYRLHIDGALVMIDVDTAIINPTQLPFWFLGKLKELGIRTIEVHPDDPSGVVNCIAVKPGRVIMEAGASKHTADALDKRGIEIVPVKYDKVFQGGGGIHCSTSPLIRDSVD, encoded by the coding sequence ATGGGTGCGGTCAGCGAATTCGAATACCGCTACAACATGACCATCAAGACTTTCCCCAGCCACGAGGAGCCGGGTTTCGAGAGCGCCGAGCAGCAGGAGACGGTCTGGGGCCGCAAATGGGGCTGCGACAACGATGTCGGCCGGCTCCGCATGGTGCTGATGCACCGGCCGGGCGAGGAGATGAAGATCCTCGACCCGTCCAAACGCCTGGAGCATCTGGGTTCCTACGGCGACGCCGAGGGTCAGACCTGGTACTGGCGCGGCGACAAGATCCACACCATGGAAGAGCAGCAGGAGCAGCATGACGGCCTCGCCGACGCCCTGCGTGCGGAGGGCGTGGAGGTCGTCTACCTGAAGCGCTGCGCGCCGGGTAAGCACAAGTCGATCTACACCCGGGACAGCTGCATCGGCGTGAAGGGCGGGGCCATCGTCACCCGCCTCGGCCCGATCGTGCGCCGCGGCGAGGAGGCCCCGGTGACCGAGACCCTCGGCGCGCTCGGCATGCCGATCCTGCGCACCGTCCACGGCACTGGCCTGATGGAGGGCGGCAGCTTCGTCTGGTTGAACTCCAAGACCGCCGTGATCGGCCGCTCTTCCCGCGTCAACGAGGAGGGCACCCGTCAGGTCGAGGAAGTGCTGAACGCCCAGGGCGTGGAGCTGCTGCGGGTGGATCTGACCGGCTACCGCCTGCATATCGACGGCGCGCTGGTGATGATCGACGTCGACACCGCGATTATTAACCCGACCCAGCTTCCGTTCTGGTTCCTCGGCAAGCTGAAGGAGCTGGGTATCCGGACCATCGAGGTGCATCCGGACGACCCTTCGGGCGTGGTCAACTGCATCGCGGTGAAACCGGGCCGGGTGATCATGGAGGCGGGCGCCTCCAAGCACACCGCCGACGCGCTCGACAAGCGCGGCATCGAGATCGTCCCGGTGAAGTACGACAAGGTGTTCCAGGGCGGCGGCGGCATCCACTGCTCGACCTCCCCGCTGATCCGCGACTCGGTCGACTGA
- a CDS encoding Gfo/Idh/MocA family oxidoreductase — protein MDDLKVAVIGAGVIGRTHIDTLSKAKGVGLSAIVDPTPAARDLAARHQVPHFADLDALLAAGICEAAIVASPNDTHVPIAGRLLDAGLPILLEKPVASSLSEAATLGEVAARTGVPVLVGHHRRHNPLIKTAKRAITDGAIGPLVMATVTCAMLKQPDYFDVAWRRDPAQGGPLLINAIHDIDLLRHFFGEIATVQGTHSNATRGLAVEDTTAAILTFEQGGLATIALSDAAVGPWSWEVSSGENPGRFPKHDHITHLYSGREGGLSLPDLSLWTYEPGGNWTHPLTQRRLEAGKEDTYVAQAEHFCAVVRGEVTPLVTCQDGIANMQVVAAIKRSAATGQVVRLQETAP, from the coding sequence ATGGACGACCTCAAGGTCGCCGTGATCGGCGCGGGCGTGATCGGCCGCACCCATATCGACACGCTGTCGAAGGCAAAGGGCGTCGGCCTGTCGGCCATCGTCGATCCGACGCCCGCCGCCCGGGACCTGGCGGCCCGGCATCAGGTGCCGCATTTCGCCGATCTCGACGCCCTGCTGGCGGCCGGGATCTGCGAGGCGGCCATCGTGGCGTCGCCCAACGACACCCATGTGCCGATCGCCGGCCGGCTGCTCGACGCCGGCCTGCCGATCCTGCTGGAGAAGCCGGTCGCCAGTTCCCTGTCGGAGGCGGCAACGCTGGGCGAAGTCGCGGCGCGGACCGGCGTGCCGGTGCTGGTCGGCCATCACCGCCGGCACAATCCGCTGATCAAGACCGCCAAACGAGCGATCACCGACGGCGCCATCGGCCCCCTGGTGATGGCGACGGTGACCTGCGCCATGCTGAAGCAGCCGGACTATTTCGACGTGGCCTGGCGCCGCGACCCCGCCCAGGGCGGCCCGCTGCTGATCAACGCGATCCACGACATCGACCTGCTGCGCCATTTCTTCGGCGAGATCGCGACGGTCCAGGGCACCCACTCGAACGCGACCCGCGGTCTGGCGGTGGAGGACACGACGGCGGCGATCCTGACCTTCGAGCAGGGCGGGCTCGCAACCATCGCCCTGTCGGACGCGGCGGTCGGCCCCTGGTCCTGGGAGGTGTCGTCGGGCGAGAATCCGGGCCGGTTCCCCAAGCACGATCACATCACCCATCTGTATTCCGGGCGCGAGGGGGGCTTGAGCCTGCCGGACCTGTCGCTGTGGACCTACGAGCCCGGCGGAAACTGGACGCATCCGCTCACCCAGCGGCGTCTGGAGGCCGGAAAAGAGGATACCTACGTCGCCCAGGCGGAACATTTTTGTGCCGTCGTGCGGGGTGAGGTGACACCTTTGGTCACCTGCCAGGACGGCATCGCGAACATGCAGGTGGTCGCCGCCATCAAACGCTCGGCCGCCACCGGACAGGTGGTGCGCCTGCAGGAGACCGCGCCATGA
- a CDS encoding FAD-dependent oxidoreductase, protein MSRLLPSPADPLDRDWDVIVLGGGAAGLAASVFAGLEGARTLLLERSEYVGGTSALSAGTVWIPSTRHADAGGNEDSPDKALAFLDAAIGNRAPRAMRQAFLEAGPQAVRRLEEATVVRFRARPFHPDYLYELEGSVSGGRALEALPFDGGTLGRALRKLRPPIPEFTLLGGMMVDRDDIGHLMNVTKSRTSFGHVARMLGGYAVDRLRHGRGARLVMGNALIGRLLRAALDAGVTVATEAEVTDIAGDGAARTVTVKRGGREEVLTATGGVILASGGFARHPTRRAEFLPDPLPEYSPAAPGNTGALHDIALALGARYGEGAEQPVFWAPVSRRKRRDGSMAVFPHFVLDRSKPGIVSVGRDGRRFVNESLSYHQFVAAMYAANRDGSTIPAFEICDADALRKYGLGMVHPGGRGPVPFLADGYLVRADSLEELAAMLEIDPAGLAETVDRMNRFAETGEDTDFRRGTTVYQRANGDPKHGPNPTLGPIRTPPFYAIRLWPGDIGSAIGLETDTEARVLGAEGAPLDGLYACGNDMHSVMGGVYPAPGINLGPAIAFAYLAARHAAGRR, encoded by the coding sequence ATGTCCCGATTGCTGCCGTCGCCCGCCGATCCCCTCGACCGCGACTGGGACGTCATCGTGCTCGGCGGCGGGGCGGCCGGGCTGGCGGCGTCCGTCTTCGCCGGCCTGGAGGGGGCGCGGACCCTGCTGCTCGAGCGCTCCGAGTATGTCGGGGGTACCTCGGCCCTGTCGGCCGGGACGGTCTGGATTCCGAGCACCCGCCACGCCGATGCCGGCGGCAACGAGGACAGCCCGGACAAGGCGCTCGCCTTCCTCGACGCCGCGATCGGCAACCGGGCGCCGCGGGCGATGCGCCAGGCGTTCCTGGAGGCCGGACCGCAGGCCGTGCGGCGCCTGGAGGAGGCGACGGTGGTGCGGTTCCGCGCCCGGCCGTTTCATCCGGACTATCTCTACGAGCTCGAGGGGTCGGTCTCCGGCGGCCGCGCGCTGGAGGCGCTGCCCTTCGACGGCGGCACCCTGGGTCGGGCCCTGCGCAAGCTGCGGCCGCCGATCCCGGAGTTCACCCTGCTCGGCGGGATGATGGTCGACCGCGACGATATCGGCCACCTGATGAACGTCACGAAGTCCCGCACATCCTTCGGTCATGTTGCGCGGATGCTCGGCGGCTACGCGGTCGACCGGCTGCGCCATGGGCGCGGTGCCCGGCTGGTGATGGGCAATGCGCTGATCGGAAGGCTGCTGCGCGCGGCGCTGGATGCCGGCGTCACGGTGGCGACCGAGGCGGAGGTGACGGATATCGCCGGGGACGGTGCGGCCCGAACGGTCACGGTGAAGCGCGGCGGCCGCGAGGAGGTGCTGACGGCGACCGGCGGGGTGATCCTGGCGTCCGGCGGCTTCGCCCGCCACCCCACGCGGCGGGCCGAGTTCCTGCCCGATCCGCTGCCGGAATACAGCCCGGCCGCCCCCGGGAATACGGGCGCGCTGCACGACATCGCCCTGGCGCTCGGCGCCCGCTATGGCGAGGGCGCGGAGCAGCCGGTGTTCTGGGCGCCGGTCTCCCGACGCAAGCGGCGCGACGGCTCCATGGCGGTCTTTCCGCATTTCGTCCTCGACCGCTCCAAGCCGGGGATCGTCTCGGTCGGGCGCGACGGGCGGCGCTTCGTCAACGAAAGCCTGTCCTATCACCAGTTCGTCGCCGCCATGTACGCCGCGAACAGGGACGGCTCGACCATTCCGGCCTTCGAGATCTGCGATGCCGACGCCTTGCGGAAATACGGGCTCGGTATGGTGCATCCGGGCGGGCGCGGACCGGTCCCATTCCTGGCCGACGGCTACCTGGTGCGGGCCGACAGCCTGGAGGAACTGGCCGCGATGCTGGAGATCGACCCGGCCGGTCTGGCCGAGACGGTCGACCGCATGAACCGCTTCGCCGAGACCGGCGAGGACACCGACTTCCGGCGCGGCACCACGGTCTATCAGCGGGCCAATGGCGATCCGAAGCACGGGCCGAACCCGACCCTCGGGCCGATCCGCACCCCGCCCTTCTACGCGATCCGGCTGTGGCCGGGGGACATCGGCTCGGCCATCGGGCTGGAGACCGATACCGAGGCCCGCGTGCTGGGCGCGGAAGGAGCGCCGCTGGACGGGCTCTATGCCTGCGGCAACGACATGCATTCGGTGATGGGTGGGGTCTATCCGGCCCCGGGGATCAATCTCGGCCCGGCCATCGCCTTCGCCTATCTCGCCGCCCGCCACGCCGCGGGCCGGCGCTAA
- a CDS encoding AraC family transcriptional regulator, with the protein MDSGQHPGESANLDYSIRTQQMTVPSHPMDGRSTFQDFASGISLAATDALEMADLQCSTTLYPGLSLVMMLEGSYDATIEGAPVKFSARRGPVGRLISVTRPTTLLRTSTRGRYVRKVTLRVPISWFEDRSGDDPASTLSRELEVFLRGQAAVRDWEPSTAAVRSAEDLLTRGAEGGVLTSIASERDMLTILADALSGFRVEEQRAVPRHLRARDMVRAQTARELILRSLDDGLHLPDIAAQTGMSVSTLQRVFRDCYGQTVMEFARVRRLEMARDLLDREGLSVGDVAQRVGYSSPANFATAFHREFGYPPSQVKERARRAAIAESERV; encoded by the coding sequence GTGGATTCGGGTCAGCACCCGGGCGAAAGCGCCAATCTGGACTATTCCATCCGAACCCAGCAGATGACCGTGCCGTCGCACCCGATGGACGGCCGTTCCACATTCCAGGACTTCGCCTCCGGCATCAGCCTGGCAGCCACCGACGCGTTGGAGATGGCCGATCTCCAGTGCAGCACGACGCTGTATCCCGGCCTCAGCCTCGTGATGATGCTGGAGGGCAGTTACGACGCGACGATCGAAGGCGCCCCAGTGAAGTTCTCGGCCCGCCGCGGACCGGTCGGCCGGCTGATCTCGGTCACCCGGCCGACCACACTGCTGCGCACCTCCACCCGTGGCCGTTACGTCCGCAAGGTAACCCTGCGGGTGCCGATCTCCTGGTTCGAGGACCGCAGCGGCGACGATCCCGCCTCCACCCTGTCGCGCGAGCTTGAAGTCTTCCTGCGGGGCCAGGCGGCGGTCAGGGACTGGGAGCCGTCGACGGCCGCGGTGCGCAGCGCCGAGGATCTCCTGACCCGCGGCGCCGAGGGTGGGGTGCTGACCAGCATCGCCTCGGAGCGCGACATGCTGACCATCCTGGCCGATGCCCTGTCGGGGTTCCGGGTGGAGGAGCAGCGCGCGGTGCCGCGTCATCTGCGTGCCCGCGACATGGTGCGTGCCCAGACCGCGCGCGAGCTGATCCTGCGCAGCCTGGACGACGGCCTGCATCTTCCGGACATCGCCGCGCAGACGGGCATGAGCGTCAGCACCCTGCAGCGGGTCTTCCGAGACTGCTACGGCCAGACGGTGATGGAGTTCGCGCGGGTGCGCCGGCTGGAGATGGCCCGGGATCTGCTGGACAGGGAAGGGCTGTCGGTCGGCGACGTGGCGCAGCGGGTGGGCTATTCCAGCCCGGCCAATTTCGCCACGGCCTTCCACCGCGAATTCGGCTATCCGCCTTCCCAGGTCAAGGAACGCGCCCGCCGCGCGGCCATCGCCGAAAGCGAGCGGGTCTAG
- a CDS encoding ABC transporter permease: MKKDPRVVFGRCVVYGLAWTVLAFLVLPMIIVVPVSFTDQYYLSLPKEGLSLQHYAAFFEKEIWLAATLDSVIVATCSTIAALVLGTLCAIGCWRLASNAAESVRTFMLTPIIVPTIVQALAMYRFWIDLGLMDTYFGLILAHTLIAIPYVVITVSASLANFDVRLEQASRNLGASTSQTIRWVILPSIIPGMLSGALFAFTISFDEIVVALFITSRNVYTLPKRIWDGIQDHLDPTIASIATMLIAITLALLLTELWARQRRRARLTARIEGGEA, translated from the coding sequence ATGAAAAAGGATCCGCGCGTCGTCTTCGGCCGCTGTGTGGTCTATGGCCTTGCCTGGACCGTGCTGGCCTTCCTGGTCCTGCCGATGATCATCGTCGTACCGGTCTCCTTCACCGACCAGTACTACCTGTCGCTGCCCAAGGAAGGCTTGTCGCTGCAGCATTATGCGGCGTTCTTCGAGAAGGAGATCTGGCTGGCGGCCACGCTGGACAGCGTGATCGTCGCGACCTGTTCGACCATCGCCGCCCTGGTGCTCGGCACGCTCTGCGCCATCGGCTGCTGGCGGCTGGCGAGCAACGCGGCTGAGTCCGTCCGGACCTTCATGCTGACCCCGATCATCGTGCCGACGATCGTGCAGGCGCTCGCCATGTACCGGTTCTGGATCGATCTCGGGCTGATGGATACCTATTTCGGCCTGATCCTGGCCCATACCCTGATCGCCATCCCCTACGTGGTGATCACCGTCTCGGCCTCGCTCGCCAATTTCGACGTCCGGCTTGAGCAGGCGTCCCGCAACCTGGGGGCCTCGACCTCGCAGACCATCCGCTGGGTGATCCTGCCGAGCATCATCCCCGGCATGCTGTCCGGCGCGCTGTTCGCCTTCACCATCTCCTTCGACGAGATCGTCGTGGCGCTCTTCATCACCAGCCGCAACGTCTACACCCTGCCGAAGCGCATTTGGGACGGCATCCAGGATCACCTCGATCCGACCATCGCGTCGATCGCGACCATGCTGATCGCGATCACTCTCGCTCTGCTGCTGACCGAGCTGTGGGCGCGCCAGCGCCGACGCGCCCGGCTGACGGCCCGGATCGAGGGCGGCGAGGCCTGA
- a CDS encoding amidohydrolase: protein MTAELTPAKRTALAWVEANAERLSRDHMEIWHLHEPSWREYKSAAWYVERLRAESFEVEPGSAGMPTALCATWENGTGGPTICCYAEYDAVVGSSQEAVPYRKPREGVHPYAAGHTDPHSALGLGGLTGALAMQAAMKEHNIAGRIKFFGEPAEKMCGSKPVHASHGYYDDIDALISFHPTSLPDLSNTVIWETHCGCYWSKVYTFESVDPETWGSAGERKGSQNSHAIARAPAALDAMCLMYTTTKYTKENMLPHRGSWTLNEAILNGGFATADNLPPRYSQIQYAWRCPSIEMAEAIERVLDNNAEHVAGLTHCQVKSEWVTKTRPGMANNALAEITYANFELVGPPKFSEDAKEFGREMIRNLGYDAPDEPFPEILEQLVDPKEGEAILRSQIPSWQKNYTSDDYTDMTWHTPTVRLYVGRAALKNPAPGVKVPHWCHCALGGVPGAMDPMFLTAGKVIATTGLELMESPEALARCKAEFEERTGGGIGGSKWIPPLLGKNAPAPIHFPWPEYVETVRGTEWVMPTPPAQD from the coding sequence ATGACCGCGGAGTTGACGCCCGCCAAGCGGACCGCCCTTGCCTGGGTTGAAGCCAATGCCGAGCGCCTGTCGCGCGACCACATGGAGATCTGGCACCTGCACGAGCCGTCCTGGCGCGAGTACAAATCCGCCGCCTGGTATGTCGAGCGGCTGCGCGCCGAGAGCTTCGAGGTCGAGCCGGGCTCGGCCGGGATGCCGACCGCGCTCTGCGCCACCTGGGAGAACGGCACCGGCGGACCAACCATCTGTTGCTACGCCGAATACGACGCCGTGGTCGGCTCTAGTCAGGAGGCGGTGCCGTACCGCAAGCCGCGCGAGGGCGTGCATCCCTATGCCGCCGGGCATACCGATCCGCACTCGGCGCTGGGCCTGGGCGGGCTGACCGGGGCGCTGGCCATGCAGGCGGCGATGAAAGAGCACAACATTGCCGGCCGGATCAAATTCTTCGGCGAGCCGGCAGAGAAGATGTGCGGCTCCAAGCCGGTACATGCCAGCCACGGCTATTACGACGACATCGACGCGCTGATCAGCTTCCACCCGACCTCCCTGCCGGACCTGTCCAACACGGTGATCTGGGAGACCCATTGCGGCTGCTACTGGTCGAAGGTCTACACCTTCGAATCCGTCGATCCGGAGACCTGGGGCTCGGCCGGGGAGCGCAAGGGCTCGCAGAACAGCCACGCCATCGCCCGCGCGCCGGCGGCTCTGGACGCTATGTGCCTGATGTACACGACCACCAAGTACACCAAGGAGAACATGCTGCCGCACCGGGGCTCCTGGACCCTGAACGAGGCGATCCTCAACGGCGGCTTCGCCACGGCCGACAACCTGCCGCCGCGCTACTCGCAGATCCAGTACGCCTGGCGCTGCCCGTCCATCGAGATGGCCGAGGCGATCGAGCGGGTGCTGGACAACAACGCCGAGCATGTCGCCGGCCTGACCCACTGTCAGGTGAAGTCCGAATGGGTGACGAAGACCCGGCCGGGCATGGCGAACAACGCGCTGGCCGAGATCACCTACGCCAATTTCGAGTTGGTCGGCCCGCCGAAATTCTCCGAGGACGCCAAGGAGTTCGGCCGCGAGATGATCCGCAACCTGGGCTACGACGCGCCCGACGAGCCGTTCCCGGAGATCCTGGAGCAGCTCGTCGATCCGAAGGAGGGCGAGGCGATCCTGCGCTCGCAGATCCCGTCCTGGCAGAAGAACTATACCTCCGACGACTACACCGACATGACCTGGCACACCCCGACCGTGCGCCTCTATGTCGGCCGTGCGGCGCTGAAGAACCCGGCGCCTGGGGTGAAGGTGCCGCACTGGTGCCACTGCGCGCTGGGCGGCGTGCCGGGGGCCATGGACCCGATGTTCCTGACAGCCGGCAAGGTGATCGCCACGACCGGGCTTGAGCTGATGGAGAGCCCGGAGGCGCTCGCCCGCTGCAAGGCGGAGTTCGAGGAGCGCACCGGCGGCGGTATCGGCGGCAGCAAGTGGATCCCGCCGCTGCTCGGCAAGAACGCGCCGGCCCCGATCCACTTCCCGTGGCCGGAATATGTGGAGACGGTGCGGGGAACCGAATGGGTCATGCCGACGCCGCCGGCCCAGGACTGA
- a CDS encoding type II 3-dehydroquinate dehydratase has translation MSEPVVHIINGPNLNTLGIREPEIYGNTTLAQIEGWCREAARGPLEFKQSNIEGEIVDMLQAARGVADGVILNPAAYSFYSVAIQDALKIYGGPVIELHISNIHARDEDHRHSILSKAVTAVIAGLGARGYVTALEAMYELIDARG, from the coding sequence ATGTCTGAGCCCGTCGTCCACATCATCAACGGCCCGAACCTGAACACACTGGGCATCCGCGAACCGGAGATCTACGGCAACACGACCCTCGCCCAGATCGAGGGCTGGTGCCGCGAGGCGGCGCGCGGGCCGCTTGAGTTCAAGCAGTCCAATATCGAGGGCGAGATCGTCGACATGCTGCAGGCCGCGCGGGGCGTGGCCGACGGGGTGATCCTCAACCCGGCCGCCTACAGCTTCTATTCGGTGGCGATCCAGGACGCGCTGAAGATCTACGGCGGCCCGGTGATCGAGCTGCACATCTCCAACATCCACGCCCGCGACGAGGACCACCGCCATTCCATCCTGTCGAAGGCGGTCACCGCCGTGATCGCCGGCCTCGGCGCGCGGGGCTACGTGACGGCGCTGGAGGCGATGTACGAGCTGATCGACGCGCGGGGGTAG
- a CDS encoding sugar phosphate isomerase/epimerase family protein, with amino-acid sequence MTGKRLYSLGYLTGNGVDPVTAVKIAAEHGYDMVSFRLLPAAGETLHPLLDDDTLLADVKAAMRDTGVTMADAEMIRLKPDTDLDSVTPFLDRISELGARHVLVAIDDTDPARTQDNYTALCHRLGDYRLTADLEFMPWTGCKDLGSARRLVEAADHPSAAVLFDTLHFDRCGSTLDELAALPASLMNYVQICDGPVPFDPSDEGLIMVARTARMIPGEGGIDLAAIAAHIPPGMTVSVEVPNQDLTARFGASEVARRSLEATKRLLGD; translated from the coding sequence ATGACCGGCAAGCGCCTGTATTCGCTCGGCTATCTCACCGGCAACGGCGTCGATCCGGTGACGGCGGTCAAGATCGCCGCCGAGCACGGCTACGACATGGTCAGCTTCCGCCTGCTGCCCGCCGCGGGCGAGACCCTGCACCCGCTGCTCGACGACGACACCCTCCTCGCCGACGTGAAAGCGGCGATGCGCGACACCGGCGTGACCATGGCCGATGCCGAGATGATCCGCCTGAAGCCGGACACGGATTTGGACAGTGTCACCCCGTTCCTCGACCGGATCTCCGAGCTCGGCGCCCGCCACGTGCTGGTCGCCATCGACGACACCGACCCGGCGCGGACCCAGGACAATTACACGGCCCTCTGTCACCGTCTGGGCGACTACCGGCTGACCGCCGACCTGGAGTTCATGCCCTGGACCGGCTGCAAGGACCTGGGCTCGGCCCGCAGGCTGGTGGAGGCGGCCGACCATCCGAGTGCCGCCGTGCTGTTCGACACCCTCCATTTCGACCGCTGCGGCTCCACCCTGGACGAGCTCGCCGCCCTGCCCGCATCGCTGATGAACTATGTGCAGATCTGCGACGGGCCGGTGCCCTTCGACCCGTCCGACGAGGGGCTGATCATGGTGGCCCGCACCGCCCGCATGATCCCCGGCGAGGGCGGCATCGACCTCGCCGCGATCGCCGCCCACATCCCGCCCGGGATGACCGTCAGCGTCGAAGTGCCGAACCAGGACCTCACCGCCCGCTTCGGCGCCTCCGAGGTGGCCCGCCGCTCCCTGGAAGCCACCAAGCGCCTGCTCGGCGACTGA
- a CDS encoding ABC transporter permease — MHASLRRVYWWLIAPAVLLMLVFYIYPLIQVLWISVTDPVPGFGNYSELIDRSLIHRIWMTTVRVCVITTAITVVCGYIVAYAMAQVGERQRTWMMFCVLLTFWLSVLIRAFAWVMLLRTQGLINTGLQELGIIDQPLQLVRNEFGVIVGMVHFMLPLAVLPIYSNMTGIQDRLVSAARGLGASPWVAFKDVYLPLSKPGLISATILVFVFSLGFFITPALLGGGKVVMISEYIQVSFEETLRWGQATMLASTLLFSVFLSLALVARFVDLKKVFGAR; from the coding sequence ATGCACGCTTCACTTCGCCGGGTCTATTGGTGGCTGATCGCGCCGGCGGTCCTGCTCATGCTCGTCTTCTACATATATCCGCTGATCCAGGTTCTCTGGATCAGCGTGACCGATCCCGTGCCCGGGTTCGGCAACTACAGCGAACTGATCGACCGCTCCCTGATCCACCGGATCTGGATGACCACGGTCCGGGTCTGCGTGATCACCACCGCGATCACCGTGGTCTGCGGCTATATCGTCGCCTACGCCATGGCCCAGGTCGGCGAGCGCCAGCGCACCTGGATGATGTTCTGCGTGCTCCTCACCTTCTGGCTCAGCGTGCTGATCCGCGCCTTCGCCTGGGTCATGCTGCTGCGGACCCAGGGGCTCATCAACACGGGCCTGCAGGAGCTGGGCATCATCGACCAGCCGCTGCAGCTCGTGCGCAACGAATTCGGCGTGATCGTCGGCATGGTGCACTTCATGCTGCCGCTTGCGGTGCTGCCGATCTACTCCAACATGACCGGGATCCAGGACCGTCTGGTCAGTGCGGCCCGCGGCCTCGGCGCCTCGCCATGGGTGGCGTTCAAGGATGTCTACCTGCCGCTGAGCAAGCCCGGCCTGATCTCCGCGACCATTCTGGTCTTCGTGTTCTCCCTCGGCTTCTTCATCACCCCGGCGCTGCTCGGCGGCGGCAAGGTGGTGATGATCTCCGAGTACATCCAGGTGAGCTTCGAGGAGACGCTGCGCTGGGGCCAGGCCACCATGCTGGCCTCGACCCTGCTGTTCTCGGTGTTCCTGTCGCTCGCCCTGGTGGCCCGCTTCGTCGACTTGAAGAAAGTGTTTGGTGCGCGATGA
- a CDS encoding SDR family oxidoreductase, translating into MTVLLTGGGGFLGAWIIRRLAARGLQVRVFDRREDRGIVRSIAGDAADRVEWHTGDVASGEDVMRAAEGCDFAIHLAAILTPACAQNPILGAQVNLIGTLNVFEAAKAQGMRGVAYASSAGVFGPDDGAIPYPTTHYGAFKLACEGSGRAYWLDAGISSVGFRPAIVYGPGRETGLTAGPSIACREAVAGRPYTIGYSGAADMIYVDDVAAVFEAAATRPFEGAHAFSLVGEVADVEAIASGIMGLVPGAAIDWSGPPLPLHPVIAPSPIAAVLGDLPHTPLSNGLAKTVSFYRGEGAA; encoded by the coding sequence ATGACCGTCCTTCTCACCGGCGGCGGCGGGTTTCTCGGCGCCTGGATCATCCGACGGCTCGCGGCGCGGGGCCTGCAGGTGCGGGTCTTCGACCGGCGCGAGGATCGCGGCATCGTGCGGTCCATCGCCGGCGACGCGGCCGACCGGGTCGAGTGGCACACCGGCGACGTGGCCTCCGGCGAGGACGTGATGCGGGCGGCCGAAGGCTGCGACTTCGCGATCCATCTGGCCGCCATTCTCACCCCGGCCTGTGCGCAGAACCCCATCCTCGGCGCCCAGGTCAACCTGATCGGCACGCTCAACGTGTTCGAGGCGGCCAAGGCCCAGGGGATGCGCGGCGTCGCCTATGCCAGCAGCGCCGGGGTCTTCGGCCCCGACGACGGGGCCATCCCCTATCCCACCACCCATTACGGCGCCTTCAAGCTCGCCTGCGAGGGCAGCGGGCGGGCCTATTGGCTCGATGCCGGGATCTCCAGCGTTGGCTTCCGGCCGGCCATCGTCTATGGGCCGGGCCGCGAGACCGGGCTGACGGCGGGGCCGTCCATCGCCTGCCGCGAGGCGGTCGCCGGGCGTCCCTATACGATCGGCTATTCCGGCGCGGCGGACATGATCTATGTGGACGACGTCGCCGCCGTCTTCGAGGCGGCCGCCACACGCCCGTTCGAGGGCGCCCACGCCTTCTCCCTGGTCGGCGAGGTGGCGGATGTCGAGGCGATCGCGTCGGGAATCATGGGGCTGGTGCCGGGTGCTGCGATCGACTGGTCGGGCCCGCCGCTGCCGCTGCATCCGGTGATCGCCCCGAGCCCGATCGCCGCCGTGCTCGGCGACCTGCCCCATACGCCGCTGTCGAACGGGCTGGCGAAGACGGTTTCGTTCTACCGGGGAGAGGGAGCGGCGTAA